A genomic region of Neisseria cinerea contains the following coding sequences:
- a CDS encoding MFS transporter: protein MSAKGGGQPLFRSRRFAPLFGTQFLGAFNDNVFKTALFVMISFYGLGKNGFLPAGQMLNLGALLFILPYFLFSALSGQLSNKFDKAVLARWIKVLEMIIMAVAAYGFYIRSAPLLLACLFCMGAQSTLFGPLKYAILPDYLNDKELIMGNSLIESGTFIAILFGQILGTAVAGAPPYIVGILVLLVAVGGTVSSLLMPSVPAKAADTEIEWNIVRGTKFLLRETVRYKPVFTAIIGISWFWFVGAVYTTQLPTFTQIHLGGNDNVFNLMLALFSIGIAAGSVLCAKFSRERLMLGWVTVGAFGLTVCGLVLVWLTHGHRFEGLNGIFWFLSQGWAYPVMLVMMLIGFFGGFFSVPLYTWLQTASSETFRAHAVAANNIINGIFMVSAAVLSAVLLFLFDSISLLYLIVALGNIPLSVFLVKRERQFLGVVAAIRKKS from the coding sequence ATGAGTGCTAAGGGAGGGGGGCAGCCTTTGTTCCGCAGCCGCCGTTTTGCCCCGCTTTTCGGCACGCAGTTTCTCGGCGCGTTCAACGACAATGTGTTCAAAACCGCGCTGTTCGTGATGATCAGCTTTTACGGTTTGGGAAAAAACGGCTTCCTGCCCGCCGGACAGATGTTGAATTTGGGTGCATTGCTGTTCATCCTGCCGTATTTCCTGTTTTCTGCACTGTCGGGACAGTTGAGCAATAAATTCGACAAGGCTGTTTTGGCACGTTGGATTAAGGTGCTGGAAATGATCATTATGGCAGTGGCGGCATACGGGTTTTATATCCGGTCTGCCCCGCTGCTTTTGGCCTGTCTGTTTTGCATGGGCGCGCAATCGACGCTGTTCGGCCCGCTGAAATACGCCATCCTGCCGGATTACCTCAACGATAAAGAGCTGATTATGGGAAACAGCCTGATTGAATCCGGTACGTTTATCGCCATCCTGTTCGGTCAGATACTGGGGACTGCGGTGGCAGGTGCGCCGCCTTATATTGTCGGGATACTGGTTTTGCTGGTCGCCGTCGGAGGGACGGTCAGCAGCCTGCTTATGCCGTCCGTACCCGCCAAAGCAGCAGATACGGAAATCGAGTGGAATATTGTCCGGGGGACAAAATTCCTGCTTCGTGAAACGGTGCGGTACAAACCCGTCTTTACCGCTATTATCGGTATTTCGTGGTTTTGGTTTGTCGGTGCGGTCTATACTACGCAACTGCCGACCTTTACCCAAATCCATTTGGGCGGCAACGACAATGTTTTTAACCTGATGCTTGCTTTGTTTTCCATCGGTATTGCCGCCGGTTCGGTACTGTGTGCCAAGTTCAGCAGGGAACGCCTGATGTTGGGTTGGGTAACGGTTGGTGCGTTCGGTTTGACGGTTTGCGGCCTGGTTTTGGTGTGGCTGACGCACGGTCATCGTTTTGAAGGGCTGAACGGCATTTTCTGGTTCCTGTCGCAAGGATGGGCATACCCCGTCATGCTGGTGATGATGCTGATCGGCTTTTTCGGCGGCTTCTTCTCCGTCCCGCTCTATACTTGGCTGCAAACCGCCAGCAGTGAAACTTTCCGTGCCCATGCTGTTGCCGCCAACAATATCATTAACGGTATCTTTATGGTTTCCGCCGCCGTTTTGAGTGCGGTACTGCTGTTTTTGTTTGACAGCATTTCCTTGTTGTATCTGATTGTCGCTTTGGGCAATATTCCGTTGTCGGTATTTTTGGTAAAACGTGAAAGGCAGTTTTTAGGCGTAGTGGCGGCAATCAGGAAAAAATCTTGA
- the ccoS gene encoding cbb3-type cytochrome oxidase assembly protein CcoS: MESMFILVPISIILAFVIGWFFWWSGKNGQFDDLEGPAHRILMDDDSTSKLAERKEEKDEC, encoded by the coding sequence ATGGAAAGTATGTTTATACTGGTGCCTATCAGCATTATTTTGGCATTTGTTATCGGCTGGTTTTTTTGGTGGTCGGGTAAGAACGGGCAGTTTGACGACTTGGAAGGGCCGGCGCACCGCATTTTGATGGATGATGATTCGACAAGTAAACTGGCTGAAAGAAAAGAGGAAAAAGATGAGTGCTAA
- a CDS encoding HLGFF motif protein produces the protein MHYFSIHDQSGQHIGFFVLLADDESEARPQSGRFAVKLEDGAGNHVLSPFGQTEVPQYWRVVKDHIELFFDEAAVGTLCNEYLNVSGQTFILTDLTGAV, from the coding sequence ATGCATTATTTCAGTATTCATGACCAATCTGGACAGCATATAGGCTTCTTTGTCTTGCTTGCCGATGATGAGTCGGAGGCACGGCCGCAGAGCGGACGTTTTGCCGTTAAATTGGAAGATGGGGCGGGCAACCATGTCCTGTCGCCTTTCGGTCAGACGGAAGTTCCCCAGTATTGGCGTGTCGTCAAAGACCATATTGAGCTGTTTTTTGACGAAGCGGCCGTAGGGACTTTGTGCAATGAGTATTTGAACGTGTCGGGGCAGACTTTTATTCTGACCGACCTGACCGGAGCGGTGTGA
- a CDS encoding acetate kinase has protein sequence MSQKLILVLNCGSSSLKGAVLDNNSGEVLLSCLAEKLNLPDAYITFKVNGEKHKVDLSAKPDHTGAVEALMEELKAHGLDSRIGAIGHRVVSGGELYSESILVDDEVIAGIEKCIPLAPLHNPAHLLGLRAAQSIFKGLPNVVVFDTAFHQTMPEHAYKYAIPQEYYEKYGLRRYGAHGTSYRFVADETARFLGKDKKDLRMVIAHLGNGASITAVANGESRDTSMGLTPLEGLVMGTRSGDIDPAVFGFLADNADMSVKEVTEMLNKKSGLLGLSGLSNDCRTIEEESGKGHPGAKLALDVFIYRLAKYIGSMAVAAGGLDVLVFTGGIGENSDIIRERVLGYLGFLGLKAEHEANLKARFGNAGVITTADSTAVAVVIPTNEELMIAHDTARLSGL, from the coding sequence ATGTCCCAAAAATTAATCTTGGTTTTGAACTGCGGCAGCTCGTCCCTCAAAGGTGCAGTCTTAGATAACAATAGCGGCGAAGTCCTGCTCAGCTGCCTTGCCGAAAAACTCAACCTGCCCGACGCGTACATCACATTCAAAGTAAACGGCGAAAAACACAAAGTCGACCTGTCTGCCAAGCCCGACCACACCGGCGCAGTCGAAGCCCTGATGGAAGAACTCAAAGCCCACGGCCTCGACAGCCGCATCGGCGCCATCGGCCACCGCGTCGTCAGCGGCGGCGAGCTGTACAGCGAATCCATCCTCGTTGACGACGAAGTCATTGCCGGCATCGAAAAATGCATCCCGCTCGCTCCTCTGCACAACCCCGCCCACCTCTTGGGTCTGCGTGCCGCACAAAGCATTTTCAAAGGCCTGCCCAACGTCGTCGTTTTCGACACCGCCTTCCACCAAACCATGCCGGAACACGCCTATAAATACGCCATTCCGCAAGAATACTATGAAAAATACGGCCTGCGCCGCTACGGCGCGCACGGTACCAGCTACCGCTTCGTTGCCGACGAAACCGCACGCTTCCTCGGCAAAGACAAAAAAGACCTGCGCATGGTCATCGCCCACCTGGGTAACGGAGCATCCATTACCGCCGTCGCCAACGGCGAATCACGCGACACCAGCATGGGCCTGACACCGCTGGAAGGCCTCGTAATGGGTACGCGCAGCGGCGACATCGATCCTGCCGTATTCGGTTTCCTAGCCGATAATGCCGACATGTCCGTCAAAGAAGTAACCGAGATGCTGAACAAAAAATCCGGCCTGCTCGGTTTGTCCGGCCTGTCCAACGACTGCCGTACCATCGAAGAAGAATCCGGCAAAGGCCATCCCGGCGCGAAACTCGCCCTGGACGTCTTCATCTACCGCCTCGCCAAATACATCGGCAGCATGGCTGTGGCAGCCGGCGGTCTGGACGTACTCGTCTTCACCGGCGGTATCGGCGAAAACTCCGACATCATCCGCGAGCGCGTACTCGGCTACTTGGGCTTCCTTGGTCTGAAAGCCGAGCACGAGGCCAACCTGAAGGCACGCTTCGGTAACGCAGGCGTAATTACGACAGCCGACAGCACGGCCGTTGCCGTTGTGATTCCTACCAATGAAGAATTGATGATTGCACACGATACTGCTCGCTTGAGCGGTTTGTAA
- the dsbD gene encoding protein-disulfide reductase DsbD, which yields MSEIYLSETGLVMKKLIYFFTLFFVLCGQAFALDANDLLPPEKAFVPQVSVADDGVNVRFKIADGYYMYQAKIIAQTDPAGLLGQPSFGKGEEKEDEFFGKQTVFHREALVAFPYTKPVGKPYKLVLTYQGCAEAGVCYPPVDTELDISGNGVYQAQSDEPVSAKDRFLQKEPSGSERSTSPKNTPDSSRFKLSWDTLNANLLAFFLAGVGLSFTACMYPLLPIVSSIVVGDKKASKGRALALTVVYVQGLALTYTLVGIIAGLTGALLTVWLQQAWVVLAASALMVILALSMFGLFNIQLPNAVQSYFQNQSSRLSGGKIVSVFVMGILSALIVGPCVAPPLAFALGYIGQTGDAVLGGLALYVLALGTGVPLIIIGTFGGHILPKAGDWMNAIKYAFGFILLAVAVYLATPHLPYYLVVVLYTLLMLVPAFMLLGNGRKQKCRLKAAAYAFGGVLLIGGAWFGWQSANGKTTALHHFLTLNPPSGVGNPAEHGKMFTDVAALKVAMADALKEYPDKPVILDFYADWCISCKEMAAYTLNQPEVHQAVDMGRFFQIDVTANTPDHQALLKEYGLFGPPGVFVVHADGSHSEPLLGFVKADKFIEWYERNR from the coding sequence ATGTCGGAAATTTATCTGTCCGAAACGGGCTTGGTTATGAAAAAACTGATTTACTTTTTTACCTTATTTTTCGTTTTGTGTGGTCAGGCTTTTGCGCTGGACGCGAACGATTTGTTACCGCCGGAAAAGGCATTTGTGCCTCAGGTCAGCGTGGCGGATGATGGTGTAAACGTCCGCTTCAAGATTGCCGACGGATACTATATGTATCAGGCAAAAATTATCGCGCAAACCGATCCCGCGGGTTTGTTGGGTCAGCCTTCGTTTGGCAAGGGTGAGGAAAAAGAAGATGAGTTTTTCGGCAAGCAGACGGTTTTTCATCGAGAGGCTCTGGTTGCCTTCCCATACACCAAACCTGTCGGCAAGCCGTATAAATTGGTCTTGACCTATCAAGGGTGTGCGGAAGCAGGTGTATGCTATCCGCCTGTAGATACGGAACTCGACATTTCCGGCAACGGTGTTTATCAGGCTCAGAGTGATGAACCTGTATCGGCAAAAGACCGGTTCCTGCAAAAAGAACCTTCAGGCAGTGAGCGTTCTACAAGTCCGAAAAATACTCCGGACAGTAGCCGTTTCAAACTGTCTTGGGATACGCTCAACGCCAATCTTTTGGCGTTTTTTCTCGCTGGTGTGGGCCTGAGCTTCACCGCCTGTATGTATCCTTTGCTTCCGATTGTTTCTAGCATCGTGGTTGGGGATAAAAAGGCGAGCAAGGGACGGGCATTGGCATTGACCGTCGTTTATGTTCAGGGGTTGGCGCTGACTTACACATTGGTCGGTATCATTGCCGGACTGACGGGTGCGCTGCTGACAGTTTGGCTCCAGCAGGCCTGGGTGGTCTTGGCGGCATCGGCTTTAATGGTCATATTGGCGTTGTCCATGTTCGGCCTGTTCAACATCCAACTGCCCAATGCTGTACAGTCATATTTTCAGAATCAAAGTAGTAGGCTTTCCGGCGGCAAGATAGTATCCGTTTTCGTAATGGGAATATTGTCCGCACTGATTGTCGGCCCGTGTGTCGCTCCACCGCTGGCATTTGCTTTGGGTTACATCGGTCAGACGGGTGATGCGGTCCTCGGCGGTTTGGCACTTTATGTCTTGGCACTCGGTACCGGCGTACCGCTGATTATTATCGGTACATTCGGCGGACACATCCTCCCTAAAGCCGGCGACTGGATGAATGCCATCAAATACGCTTTCGGCTTTATCCTTTTGGCCGTAGCAGTTTATCTTGCCACACCGCATCTGCCTTATTATCTGGTGGTGGTACTTTACACCCTTTTGATGTTGGTTCCGGCCTTTATGCTTTTGGGTAACGGACGCAAGCAGAAATGCCGTCTGAAAGCAGCGGCGTATGCATTTGGGGGCGTATTGTTGATAGGAGGCGCATGGTTCGGCTGGCAGAGTGCAAATGGGAAAACGACTGCACTTCACCATTTTCTGACGCTCAATCCGCCGTCTGGAGTAGGTAACCCTGCCGAACATGGAAAAATGTTTACCGATGTTGCGGCACTGAAAGTTGCAATGGCGGATGCATTGAAAGAATATCCCGATAAACCGGTTATCTTGGATTTTTATGCGGACTGGTGTATTTCCTGTAAAGAAATGGCGGCATATACGCTCAATCAGCCGGAAGTTCATCAGGCAGTCGATATGGGACGATTCTTCCAAATCGATGTAACTGCCAACACGCCGGATCATCAGGCATTATTGAAAGAATACGGATTGTTCGGACCGCCGGGTGTATTTGTCGTTCACGCGGACGGCAGCCACAGCGAACCGCTGTTGGGGTTTGTCAAAGCAGACAAGTTTATCGAGTGGTATGAACGGAACCGTTAA
- a CDS encoding DUF1841 family protein: protein MYDVNTHDVRRFFAKVWEHRLRPLQLSALEQKALRIIEAHPEYHRYLEHIENHLDTCWLPENGESNPFLHMSLHLSIQEQAGIDQPHGIHAIHKTLCAKNGWLKAEHDMMEALAETLWTAQRYGTGLDVNAYMTRLRRLVGLGAEDNARPNPHEIS from the coding sequence ATGTATGATGTAAACACGCACGATGTCCGCCGATTTTTCGCCAAAGTATGGGAACACCGCCTCCGCCCGTTACAGCTGAGCGCATTAGAACAAAAGGCTCTTCGCATTATCGAGGCACACCCCGAATACCACCGTTACCTCGAACATATCGAAAACCATCTGGATACCTGCTGGCTACCGGAAAACGGAGAAAGCAACCCGTTTCTTCACATGTCGCTGCACCTTTCCATCCAAGAACAGGCAGGCATAGACCAACCGCACGGGATACATGCCATCCATAAAACATTGTGTGCCAAAAACGGCTGGCTCAAAGCCGAACACGACATGATGGAGGCCTTGGCAGAAACATTATGGACGGCACAGCGCTACGGAACAGGATTAGATGTCAACGCCTACATGACCAGGTTACGCAGGCTTGTCGGCTTGGGGGCTGAAGACAATGCCAGACCCAACCCTCACGAAATCTCCTAG
- the hpnC gene encoding squalene synthase HpnC, which translates to MSVGHYENFPVGSLILPRRLRKPVHAVYAFARTADDMADEGDFPIEARLENLDVLRRELDVLASGGQTAHPLIARLDVEAVAPFGLDLQPFYDLLSAFSQDVVKTRYGNFGELVDYCRRSANPVGRIMLALYGKTDAVSVAQSDGICTALQLVNFWQDVAVDWRKGRVYIPQDDLLKFGVAEEQIAAGRADAAFQRLMAFQCRRAFRMLRAGSPLAKELKGRIGLELRMIVLGAQMILQKLDACRYDVFAQRPLLDKKDWLIMLKRAVWR; encoded by the coding sequence ATGTCGGTTGGGCATTATGAGAATTTTCCTGTCGGCTCATTGATTTTGCCGCGCAGGTTAAGAAAGCCGGTCCATGCTGTATATGCGTTTGCACGGACTGCGGACGATATGGCGGATGAGGGGGATTTTCCGATTGAGGCGAGGTTAGAAAATTTGGACGTATTGCGGCGCGAGTTGGATGTGTTGGCATCCGGCGGACAGACTGCACATCCTTTGATTGCCCGGTTGGATGTCGAGGCTGTTGCACCGTTTGGTTTGGATTTACAGCCGTTTTATGATTTGCTTTCTGCATTTTCTCAGGATGTGGTTAAAACAAGGTATGGAAATTTCGGCGAGCTGGTCGATTATTGCCGGCGTTCTGCCAATCCTGTCGGACGCATCATGTTGGCTTTATACGGAAAAACAGATGCGGTGAGCGTGGCGCAAAGCGACGGCATCTGTACGGCTTTGCAGCTTGTAAATTTTTGGCAGGATGTGGCTGTCGATTGGCGTAAAGGGCGTGTCTATATCCCTCAGGACGATTTGCTGAAATTTGGTGTCGCTGAAGAACAGATTGCTGCAGGCAGGGCGGATGCGGCGTTTCAACGTCTGATGGCCTTCCAATGCCGACGCGCATTCCGTATGCTGAGGGCCGGTTCCCCCTTGGCAAAGGAATTAAAGGGGCGAATCGGTTTGGAACTTCGTATGATTGTGTTGGGTGCGCAGATGATTTTGCAGAAACTGGATGCGTGTCGATATGATGTGTTTGCTCAGCGTCCCCTTTTGGACAAGAAAGATTGGCTGATTATGTTGAAACGTGCGGTATGGCGATAA
- a CDS encoding FKBP-type peptidyl-prolyl cis-trans isomerase, whose translation MAIVKNSVVSLHYEMYDVNNQLLDKTKEPIVYLHGGYDGIFPLVEEALHGKDVGDTVDVVLSPDDAFGEQEPDLVRIEDVGVFPVEVEVGMMFEADDPETGEVIIYRVTDVADGKAVVDGNHPLAGMKIRFKATVESVRDASDEEIAHGHVHGPHGHHHH comes from the coding sequence ATGGCTATCGTGAAAAATTCCGTAGTTTCTCTGCATTATGAAATGTATGATGTCAACAATCAGCTTCTGGATAAGACTAAAGAACCGATTGTGTATTTGCATGGCGGTTATGACGGTATTTTCCCTTTGGTGGAAGAGGCGTTGCACGGCAAGGATGTCGGCGATACGGTAGATGTGGTGCTTTCTCCAGATGATGCGTTCGGCGAGCAGGAGCCGGATTTGGTGCGTATCGAAGATGTCGGCGTGTTCCCTGTGGAGGTCGAAGTCGGCATGATGTTTGAAGCTGACGATCCGGAAACCGGCGAAGTTATTATCTACCGTGTAACCGATGTTGCCGACGGCAAGGCGGTAGTGGACGGCAACCATCCTTTGGCCGGTATGAAGATACGCTTTAAGGCAACGGTTGAAAGTGTGCGCGATGCATCTGATGAGGAAATCGCACACGGACATGTCCATGGCCCGCACGGTCATCACCATCATTGA
- a CDS encoding FAD-binding oxidoreductase produces MHLHDRFAEFLSASEIIEATPALLNDQRRRFVSSPDIVLQPNSIESVQKIMRFCFENRIRVTPQGGNTGLCGATVTTEGVLLNLSKFNRIRDINLADNSMTVEAGVILQNAQKAAAEAGRLFPLSLASEGSCQIGGNIACNAGGLNVLRYGTMRDLVIGLEIVLPNGELISHLHPLHKNTTGYDLRHLFIGSEGTLGIITAATLKLFANPLDKATAWVGIPDIESAVRLLTETQAHFAERLCSFELISRFAAELSSEFSNLPLPTHSEWHILLELTDSLPNDSLNGQLAEFLYEKGFTDSVLAQSKQERIHMWALRENISASQRKLGTSIKHDIAIPIGCVADFVRRCAKDLEQNFKGIQIVCFGHLGDGSLHYNTFLPDILSNEAYRYEDDINGTVYRNILACNGTVAAEHGIGIIKKQWLDKVRTPAEIALMKSIKQHLDPYNIMNPGKLLP; encoded by the coding sequence ATGCACCTTCACGACCGTTTTGCTGAGTTTCTTTCCGCCTCTGAAATCATCGAAGCCACTCCGGCCTTGTTAAACGACCAACGCCGTCGTTTTGTTTCTTCGCCGGATATTGTTTTACAGCCGAACTCTATCGAGAGCGTTCAGAAAATCATGCGTTTCTGTTTTGAAAACCGCATCCGCGTCACCCCGCAAGGCGGCAATACCGGATTATGCGGCGCAACAGTAACTACCGAAGGCGTACTGCTCAATCTCTCCAAGTTCAACCGCATCCGCGACATCAACCTTGCCGACAACAGCATGACGGTTGAAGCCGGCGTGATTTTGCAGAATGCTCAAAAGGCGGCAGCCGAAGCCGGACGACTGTTCCCGCTCAGTCTTGCTAGCGAAGGCTCCTGTCAAATCGGGGGGAACATCGCCTGTAACGCTGGCGGATTGAACGTATTACGCTACGGCACAATGCGCGATTTGGTCATCGGACTGGAAATTGTCCTGCCAAACGGTGAACTGATTTCCCATCTTCACCCGCTACACAAAAACACCACGGGTTACGATTTACGCCATTTGTTTATCGGTAGCGAAGGTACATTGGGCATTATCACCGCAGCCACGCTCAAGCTGTTTGCTAACCCCTTAGACAAAGCAACCGCATGGGTCGGCATACCCGACATCGAATCCGCAGTCCGCCTGCTGACCGAAACCCAAGCACACTTTGCCGAACGCCTATGCAGTTTTGAGCTGATCAGCCGTTTTGCTGCCGAGTTGTCCTCCGAATTCAGCAATCTCCCCCTGCCGACACACTCAGAATGGCACATCCTGCTTGAATTGACCGATTCACTGCCAAACGACAGCCTTAACGGGCAACTTGCCGAATTCCTATATGAAAAGGGCTTTACCGACAGCGTATTGGCACAAAGCAAACAAGAACGTATCCATATGTGGGCATTGCGTGAAAACATCTCCGCCTCACAACGCAAACTGGGCACCAGCATCAAACACGATATTGCCATCCCCATCGGGTGCGTTGCTGACTTTGTCCGCCGGTGCGCCAAAGATTTGGAACAAAATTTCAAAGGCATACAAATCGTCTGCTTCGGACATTTAGGCGACGGCAGCCTGCACTACAATACTTTTCTGCCGGATATACTCAGTAACGAGGCATATCGTTACGAAGATGACATCAACGGCACGGTTTATCGCAACATACTTGCCTGCAACGGTACAGTTGCCGCAGAACACGGCATAGGTATCATCAAAAAACAATGGCTGGACAAAGTACGCACCCCTGCCGAAATCGCCCTGATGAAAAGCATCAAACAACACCTTGATCCATATAACATCATGAACCCTGGAAAACTGCTTCCATAA
- the smpB gene encoding SsrA-binding protein SmpB — translation MAIANNKKAFHDFFIEDQIEAGLVLEGWEVKAIRAARVQLKESYIYWKKDAFYLVGCHITALPTASTHIKPDATRPRKLLLKQSEINKLIGKTERAGYTIVPLNLHFSRGKIKMEIGLAKGKKQHDKRQSMKEADWKREKQRLIKHTR, via the coding sequence ATGGCTATTGCGAATAATAAAAAAGCATTTCACGATTTTTTTATTGAAGACCAGATTGAAGCCGGTTTGGTATTGGAAGGTTGGGAAGTCAAGGCGATCCGTGCTGCACGTGTACAGCTTAAAGAGAGTTATATTTATTGGAAAAAAGACGCGTTTTATTTGGTCGGTTGCCACATTACTGCGTTGCCCACAGCCTCGACACACATCAAGCCTGATGCCACACGCCCGCGCAAGCTCTTGTTGAAACAGTCGGAAATCAACAAATTAATCGGAAAAACCGAACGTGCCGGTTACACTATCGTGCCGCTGAACCTGCATTTTTCACGTGGAAAAATCAAGATGGAAATCGGTTTGGCAAAAGGTAAGAAACAGCACGATAAACGACAAAGTATGAAGGAAGCCGACTGGAAACGTGAAAAACAGCGGTTGATTAAGCATACGCGCTGA
- the waaF gene encoding lipopolysaccharide heptosyltransferase II, protein MSIKILIISPSWIGDCVMTQPLFRRLKELHPGCTIDVFAPKWSMAVFERMPEVNEILENPFGHGALELKRRWRVGRDLGRRGYDQVIVLPGSLKSAIIALATGIGKRTGYVGESRYFLLNDIRKLDKGRLPLMVDRYTALAHQSQKDFDGCSGFPKFSIDERQRKISVETFGLDIGKPVLAFCPGAEFGPAKRWPAKHFAELGKHYLAAGWQVWLFGSQKDYEIADEINCLSDGMCVNLCGKTDLSQAMDLLSLADTVVCNDSGLMHLAAALGRKVVAVYGSSSPTHTPPLSDKAKIVSLHLECSPCFKRECPLGHTDCLNKLYPDRIVQAVEETV, encoded by the coding sequence ATGTCCATAAAAATCCTGATTATTTCTCCCAGTTGGATAGGCGACTGCGTGATGACCCAGCCCTTGTTCCGCCGTTTGAAGGAACTTCACCCCGGTTGCACGATTGATGTGTTCGCGCCGAAGTGGTCGATGGCGGTGTTTGAGCGTATGCCTGAAGTGAATGAGATTCTTGAAAATCCGTTCGGACACGGTGCGTTGGAGTTGAAACGCCGTTGGCGGGTCGGTAGGGATTTGGGACGGCGCGGCTACGATCAGGTTATCGTGCTGCCCGGTTCTTTGAAATCGGCAATCATCGCCCTGGCGACAGGTATCGGTAAAAGGACGGGTTATGTCGGTGAAAGCCGTTATTTTTTGCTGAACGATATACGGAAGCTGGATAAAGGGCGTCTGCCGTTGATGGTGGACAGATATACGGCTCTTGCGCATCAGAGTCAGAAAGATTTTGACGGGTGTTCAGGATTTCCTAAGTTTTCAATTGATGAACGGCAGAGGAAAATTTCTGTCGAAACCTTTGGCTTGGATATTGGAAAGCCTGTTTTGGCTTTTTGTCCGGGTGCGGAATTCGGGCCGGCAAAGCGTTGGCCGGCAAAGCATTTTGCCGAGTTGGGAAAACATTATCTGGCGGCGGGCTGGCAGGTTTGGTTGTTCGGTTCGCAAAAAGATTATGAAATTGCCGATGAAATCAACTGTCTTTCAGACGGCATGTGTGTGAATTTATGCGGTAAGACCGATTTGTCGCAGGCAATGGACTTGTTGTCGTTGGCAGATACGGTTGTGTGTAACGACAGCGGATTGATGCATTTGGCGGCAGCTTTGGGCAGGAAGGTAGTGGCGGTATATGGTTCGTCCAGTCCGACACACACGCCGCCTTTGAGCGATAAGGCAAAAATCGTCAGCCTCCATTTGGAATGCTCCCCGTGTTTTAAGCGGGAATGTCCGCTGGGGCATACAGACTGCCTCAACAAGCTTTATCCCGACAGGATTGTGCAGGCGGTTGAAGAAACGGTATGA
- a CDS encoding methylated-DNA--[protein]-cysteine S-methyltransferase has product MITLPSLNGFSSKWDEIRERLETDFPTDLETLMYECLTEHEAKQFEQDFIDRIGCTPEEYVRIRRAIRLLEARYLDSLNELTTAAIATPLGEMLAVFGSRGLCLLEFVGQKHMEQEITAVQKALRGRFVFREDERTQLLRQELDLYFKCRLKIFSTPLEQIGTEFQKQAWDALLAIPYGETRSYKEQAQRLGNPKAVRAVAAANGQNKVSILIPCHRVIGSDGKLTGYAGGLNRKQSLLALERGEVQTALF; this is encoded by the coding sequence ATGATTACCCTACCTTCTTTGAACGGCTTTTCTTCAAAATGGGATGAAATTCGCGAGCGACTGGAAACCGATTTTCCCACCGACCTCGAAACCCTAATGTATGAATGTTTGACGGAACACGAAGCCAAGCAGTTCGAGCAGGATTTTATCGACCGTATCGGCTGCACGCCCGAAGAATATGTCCGTATCCGCCGAGCCATCCGTCTGTTGGAAGCGCGTTATCTTGACAGCCTGAACGAATTAACTACTGCCGCCATTGCCACGCCTTTGGGCGAGATGCTGGCAGTGTTCGGCAGCAGGGGTTTGTGTTTGCTGGAGTTTGTCGGGCAGAAACATATGGAGCAGGAAATTACTGCCGTCCAAAAAGCTTTGCGCGGGCGGTTTGTGTTTCGGGAAGATGAGCGAACGCAACTTCTGCGGCAGGAATTGGACTTATACTTCAAATGCCGTCTGAAAATCTTTTCCACGCCTTTGGAGCAGATTGGTACCGAGTTTCAAAAGCAGGCATGGGATGCGCTCTTGGCGATTCCTTACGGCGAAACGCGCAGCTACAAGGAGCAGGCGCAGCGTTTGGGCAATCCCAAAGCCGTCCGCGCCGTTGCCGCCGCCAACGGGCAGAACAAAGTGTCCATTCTGATTCCCTGCCACCGCGTCATCGGCAGCGACGGCAAACTGACCGGCTACGCAGGCGGTTTGAACCGTAAACAATCGCTGCTTGCCTTGGAACGGGGCGAAGTTCAGACAGCATTATTTTAA